The DNA segment ATCCGGCGAATACCGTAAACGTGGATACTTTCGCAAACGCTGATTTTCAAAGCCTGCGATACGAAGCTGAATTTCATAGTTTTGAAATGAACCGAACCTACCGAGGTTGGGACGTCGTTAACATGCTTTACGGGTTTCGTTACATCGATTACTCGGAAGACTTTGGTTTCAACAGTACGAATGGTGCTGGGTTAAGCTCCGTGCGAAACTCGGTAGAAAACGATCTGTTGGGGGCTCAGGTTGGAATGGATTTGGCGTATCCGCTGGGAGAAAGACTCTGGTCGTTGTTCCGATCGCGAGCCGGAGCGTTCATCAATTTTGCGGATTCGAGCACTTCCTTTGTGAACGGCGATGCAGTGAATCCCGGCAACCAACGTACGATCACCGCGTATGAAGAAGACACAGGCCTGACCGGAATGATCGAGATCGGCGGATCGCTCCGATACCGAGTTGGACCCGCCCTGGCACTAACGGCCGGCTACGAGTTCTGGTACCTCGCGAACGTCGCAACCGTGCCTAGTCAGATCTCTCCTGTCGTCGTTCCCGGATACGGAGCGTATGTCGGAAACGATGAAGACATCTTCTTTCATGGGGCCGTCTTTGGTGCTGAGTTCGATTTTTAGGGTATGCTGGGGATGAAAGTAGCTGACAAGCATTTGTCCCCGAACCTGTTGATGAATCGAATCTACTTTGAGTACCTCGTCTGCTGCGAAACCGTTT comes from the Roseimaritima multifibrata genome and includes:
- a CDS encoding BBP7 family outer membrane beta-barrel protein yields the protein MTSNFRRFVFSTLMGMSVCCAASANAQESGLAGGHEGIQLAPGERIIRSIDNETGQSIPLYDAQTNQPLERSSALGSGVATGAGHGPLHGHSGHHPSDCACSQCAGAAGAYNGLGCFGGCAPGYYFRAEALYIKRSGDEGQTLSRNFQLSEFDYELGTRLTLGRTFDCLDGYEFVYSGIFDWGNSGSITNPGNLDSVLTTDLVNPANTVNVDTFANADFQSLRYEAEFHSFEMNRTYRGWDVVNMLYGFRYIDYSEDFGFNSTNGAGLSSVRNSVENDLLGAQVGMDLAYPLGERLWSLFRSRAGAFINFADSSTSFVNGDAVNPGNQRTITAYEEDTGLTGMIEIGGSLRYRVGPALALTAGYEFWYLANVATVPSQISPVVVPGYGAYVGNDEDIFFHGAVFGAEFDF